The following coding sequences lie in one Cupriavidus sp. WKF15 genomic window:
- a CDS encoding DUF47 domain-containing protein, producing MFGRFMPTEGKFFEYFNQHADCAVTAAQELQTLVNDLPNAEAHARRVQATEKKADRITHDTIDLLHKTFITPLDRDEIHKLITTMDDILDLMEDVAETISLYDVTSLTDEALRLAAICVQCCDQVKIAVGLLEDMGNASTILKTAQQIDQLESEADRVMRSAMSKLFRDETDVKRLIKLKAIYEQLETITDKCEDVANIIEGIVLENA from the coding sequence ATGTTCGGCCGATTCATGCCCACCGAGGGCAAGTTCTTCGAATACTTCAACCAGCATGCCGACTGCGCGGTGACCGCCGCCCAGGAACTGCAGACACTGGTCAATGACTTGCCCAATGCCGAGGCGCATGCCCGCCGGGTCCAGGCGACCGAAAAGAAGGCCGACCGGATCACGCACGACACCATCGACCTGCTGCACAAGACCTTCATCACGCCGCTGGACCGCGACGAGATCCACAAGCTCATCACGACCATGGACGACATCCTGGACCTGATGGAAGACGTGGCGGAAACGATCTCGCTGTACGACGTGACCAGCCTGACCGACGAGGCGCTGCGGCTGGCGGCCATCTGCGTGCAGTGCTGCGACCAGGTCAAGATCGCCGTAGGCCTGCTCGAGGACATGGGCAACGCCAGCACCATCCTGAAGACCGCCCAGCAGATCGACCAGCTCGAGTCGGAAGCCGACCGCGTGATGCGCTCGGCCATGTCAAAGCTGTTCCGCGACGAGACCGACGTCAAGCGCCTGATCAAGCTGAAGGCCATCTACGAGCAGCTCGAAACGATTACCGACAAGTGCGAGGACGTGGCCAACATCATCGAAGGCATCGTCCTGGAAAACGCCTGA
- a CDS encoding inorganic phosphate transporter — translation MHTIQMSLWVIGLLVALALLFDFMNGFHDAANSIATVVSTGVLKPHHAVAMAAMCNVIAIFIFHLKVAATVGTGTVDVNIVDHYVIFGALVGAIAWNGITWYYGIPSSSSHALIGGLVGAAVAKAGTGALVGNGLLKTVVFIVVSPLLGLILGSLMMVIVGWTFFRTPPSRVDRWFRRLQLASASLYSLGHGGNDAQKTIGIIWMLLIASGHVAAGGEPPVWVIVCCYVAIGMGTLFGGWRIVRTMGQKITKLKPVGGFCAETGGALTLFFASALGVPVSTTHTITGAIVGVGSAQKMSAVRWGVAGNIVWAWVLTIPASAFMSAIAWWVGRHIL, via the coding sequence ATGCATACCATTCAAATGAGCCTGTGGGTGATCGGCCTGCTGGTGGCGCTCGCGCTGCTGTTCGACTTCATGAACGGCTTCCACGACGCGGCCAACTCGATCGCCACGGTGGTTTCCACGGGCGTGCTGAAGCCGCACCATGCGGTGGCGATGGCGGCAATGTGCAACGTCATTGCGATCTTCATCTTCCACCTGAAGGTGGCGGCGACCGTGGGCACGGGCACCGTGGACGTCAATATCGTCGACCACTACGTGATATTCGGCGCGCTGGTCGGGGCCATCGCCTGGAACGGGATCACGTGGTACTACGGCATCCCCTCGTCGTCCTCGCATGCGCTGATCGGTGGCCTGGTGGGTGCCGCGGTGGCCAAGGCGGGCACCGGCGCGCTGGTGGGCAACGGGCTGCTGAAGACGGTGGTGTTCATCGTGGTCTCGCCGCTGCTGGGCCTTATTCTCGGGTCGCTGATGATGGTGATCGTGGGCTGGACCTTCTTTCGCACGCCGCCTTCGCGCGTGGACCGCTGGTTCCGCCGGCTGCAGCTGGCCTCGGCCTCGCTATACAGCCTGGGCCACGGCGGCAATGACGCGCAGAAGACCATCGGCATCATCTGGATGCTGCTGATCGCCAGCGGCCATGTCGCCGCCGGCGGCGAGCCGCCAGTCTGGGTGATCGTGTGCTGCTACGTGGCCATCGGCATGGGCACGCTGTTCGGCGGCTGGCGCATCGTGCGGACCATGGGCCAGAAGATCACGAAGCTCAAGCCGGTGGGCGGCTTCTGCGCGGAAACCGGCGGTGCGCTGACCTTGTTCTTCGCGTCGGCGCTGGGCGTGCCCGTGTCGACCACGCACACGATTACCGGCGCGATCGTCGGCGTGGGCTCCGCCCAGAAGATGTCGGCGGTGCGCTGGGGCGTGGCCGGCAATATCGTATGGGCCTGGGTGCTGACGATCCCGGCTTCGGCGTTCATGTCCGCGATTGCGTGGTGGGTTGGCCGCCACATCCTGTAA
- a CDS encoding C40 family peptidase, translating into MPSRRSLAHCAIRLRLPAVPAAARLPLVCVAALLLAACAGAPASRQAGLSRAPGKPMIDPSAGLEEISIQAMSLVGTPYRYGGNTPDSGFDCSGLVRYVVARAANVNLPRTTEAMGTRGSALDRSEVASGDLVFFNTTGRANSHVGIYVGQNRFVHAPSSGGTVRLEDMGKSYWASRYNGARRVVAAINQPLPAPALAPEPPAALPESVPPVDDDPIAAFANQ; encoded by the coding sequence ATGCCTTCGCGCCGTTCCCTTGCCCATTGCGCCATCCGGTTGCGCCTGCCCGCGGTTCCCGCCGCGGCGCGGCTGCCGCTGGTTTGCGTCGCCGCCCTGCTGCTGGCGGCCTGCGCCGGTGCGCCAGCCTCGCGCCAGGCAGGCCTGTCACGCGCGCCAGGCAAGCCGATGATCGATCCGAGCGCGGGACTCGAGGAAATCTCCATCCAGGCCATGTCGCTGGTCGGCACGCCATACCGCTACGGTGGCAATACGCCCGACAGCGGCTTCGACTGCAGCGGCCTGGTGCGATACGTGGTCGCCCGCGCCGCCAACGTAAACCTGCCGCGCACCACCGAGGCCATGGGCACGCGCGGGTCGGCACTGGACCGCAGCGAGGTGGCATCAGGCGACCTGGTCTTCTTCAATACCACGGGCCGCGCCAATTCCCATGTCGGCATCTACGTCGGCCAGAACCGCTTCGTGCATGCGCCGTCCAGCGGCGGCACCGTGCGCCTTGAGGACATGGGCAAGTCTTACTGGGCATCCCGGTACAACGGTGCGCGACGCGTGGTCGCGGCGATCAATCAGCCGCTGCCGGCCCCGGCCCTGGCCCCAGAGCCGCCAGCCGCGCTGCCCGAGTCCGTGCCGCCTGTCGACGACGATCCGATCGCCGCCTTCGCCAACCAGTAG
- a CDS encoding PhoH family protein yields MPLPTMPAKPAQLLDPSEFAPVSAVPKAKAVTQGKKPVPALERVALLETGDTQAPAAKARAAAGTRARSTPTPTVPATPVAAAPVSLVKPAAGPNRRARKAEGPSKLFVLDTNVLMHDPSSLFRFEEHDVYLPMMTLEELDNHKKGMSEVARNARTVSRTLDSLVSDTGGVLDDGLPLAKLGNRDAQGKLFFQTRLNDIKLPEGLPQGKADNQILGVVSALQQQFPEREVVLVSKDINMRIKARALGLPAEDYYNDQVLEDKDLLYAGVMQLPGDFWTKHGKGVESWQDPKTGAMFYRLTGPLVPSFLVNQFVYLEPVDGSLPLYAQVKEINGKTALLQTLKDYTHHKNNVWSVTARNREQNFALNLLMNPDIDFVTLLGQAGTGKTLLALAAGLEQVLDQKLYNEIIVTRATVPVGEDIGFLPGTEEEKMQPWMGAFDDNLEVLQKSDDSAGEWGRAATQELIRSRIKVKSMNFMRGRTFVNKFLIIDEAQNLTPKQMKTLVTRAGPGTKIICLGNIAQIDTPYLTEGSSGLTYVVDRFKGWSHSGHITLARGERSRLADHAGDVL; encoded by the coding sequence ATGCCGCTGCCTACCATGCCCGCCAAGCCTGCCCAATTGCTGGATCCGAGCGAGTTCGCTCCGGTTTCCGCGGTGCCCAAGGCCAAAGCCGTCACACAGGGAAAGAAACCGGTGCCGGCGCTCGAGCGCGTGGCATTGCTGGAAACCGGCGACACCCAGGCGCCTGCCGCCAAGGCGCGCGCCGCCGCCGGTACCCGCGCCCGCTCGACTCCCACGCCAACCGTGCCGGCCACGCCCGTCGCCGCGGCGCCGGTGAGCCTGGTCAAACCGGCGGCCGGCCCCAACCGCCGCGCACGCAAGGCAGAAGGCCCGAGCAAGCTGTTCGTGCTCGACACCAACGTGCTGATGCACGACCCGAGTTCGCTGTTCCGCTTCGAAGAGCACGATGTCTATCTGCCAATGATGACGCTCGAAGAACTGGACAACCACAAGAAGGGCATGAGCGAAGTCGCGCGCAACGCGCGCACCGTCAGCCGCACGCTCGACTCGCTGGTGAGCGACACCGGCGGCGTGCTCGATGACGGCCTGCCGCTGGCCAAGCTCGGCAACCGCGACGCGCAGGGCAAGCTGTTCTTCCAGACCCGGCTCAACGACATCAAGCTGCCCGAGGGCCTGCCGCAGGGCAAGGCCGACAACCAGATCCTGGGCGTGGTCAGCGCGCTGCAGCAGCAGTTTCCGGAGCGCGAGGTCGTGCTGGTGTCGAAAGACATCAACATGCGCATCAAGGCCCGCGCGCTGGGCCTGCCCGCCGAGGACTACTACAACGACCAGGTCCTGGAAGACAAGGACCTGCTCTACGCGGGCGTGATGCAGTTGCCCGGGGATTTCTGGACCAAGCACGGCAAGGGCGTCGAGAGCTGGCAGGACCCGAAGACCGGCGCAATGTTCTACCGCCTGACCGGCCCGCTGGTGCCCTCCTTCCTGGTCAACCAGTTCGTCTACCTGGAGCCGGTGGACGGCAGCCTGCCGCTCTACGCGCAGGTCAAGGAGATCAACGGCAAGACCGCGCTGCTGCAGACCCTCAAGGACTACACGCACCACAAGAACAACGTGTGGAGCGTGACCGCGCGCAACCGCGAGCAGAACTTCGCGCTCAACCTGCTGATGAACCCGGACATCGACTTCGTCACGCTGCTGGGCCAGGCCGGTACCGGCAAGACGCTGCTGGCGCTGGCCGCGGGCCTGGAGCAGGTGCTGGACCAGAAGCTGTACAACGAGATCATCGTCACCCGCGCGACCGTGCCGGTCGGCGAGGACATCGGCTTCCTGCCCGGCACCGAGGAAGAGAAGATGCAGCCGTGGATGGGCGCCTTCGACGACAACCTCGAAGTCCTGCAGAAGAGCGACGACAGCGCCGGCGAATGGGGCCGCGCGGCAACGCAGGAGCTGATCCGCTCGCGCATCAAGGTCAAGAGCATGAACTTCATGCGCGGCCGCACCTTCGTCAACAAGTTCCTCATCATCGATGAAGCGCAGAACCTGACGCCGAAGCAGATGAAGACGCTGGTCACGCGCGCGGGCCCGGGCACCAAGATCATCTGCCTGGGCAATATCGCGCAGATCGATACGCCGTACCTGACCGAGGGTTCGTCGGGCCTGACCTACGTGGTGGACCGTTTCAAGGGCTGGAGCCACAGCGGCCACATCACGCTGGCACGCGGCGAGCGCTCGCGCCTGGCCGACCACGCCGGCGACGTACTGTAA
- a CDS encoding peroxiredoxin, with product MTVSLNKAVPDFSAPVTGDGGTFRLSEQRGKTVVLYFYPKDNTPGCTTEAMNFRDQYDDFVKAGVAVFGISRDSLRSHENFKAKLELPFELISDPDEAVCNLFDVMKMKKLYGKEHRGVERSTFILDSKGILRHELRGIKVPNHVDEVLETVRGL from the coding sequence ATGACAGTCAGTCTCAACAAGGCCGTACCCGACTTCAGCGCGCCGGTCACCGGCGACGGCGGCACCTTCCGCCTCTCCGAACAGCGCGGCAAGACCGTGGTGCTGTACTTCTATCCGAAGGACAACACCCCGGGTTGCACGACCGAGGCCATGAACTTCCGCGACCAGTACGACGACTTCGTCAAGGCCGGCGTGGCCGTGTTTGGCATCTCGCGCGACAGCCTGCGCTCGCACGAGAATTTCAAGGCCAAGCTCGAGCTGCCATTCGAACTGATCTCGGACCCGGACGAGGCGGTCTGCAATCTCTTCGATGTCATGAAGATGAAAAAACTCTATGGCAAGGAGCACCGCGGCGTCGAGCGCAGTACTTTCATCCTCGACAGCAAGGGCATCCTGCGCCACGAGCTGCGCGGCATCAAGGTGCCCAACCACGTGGACGAGGTGCTGGAGACCGTGCGCGGCCTCTGA
- a CDS encoding Mth938-like domain-containing protein yields the protein MKLHADQPQSLNTVTAYGPDYVEINLIRHTNSVLVLPEGEVRPWPVERFEDLEPAHFEALAELGAEVVLLGTGSRLRFPHPRLTASLARKHVGVDAMDMQAACRTYNILMAEGRKVAAVLLLEREAADN from the coding sequence TTGAAACTTCACGCCGACCAGCCACAATCGCTTAACACGGTCACGGCCTACGGGCCTGACTACGTCGAAATCAACCTGATACGTCACACCAACTCCGTCCTGGTGCTCCCTGAAGGGGAAGTCCGGCCCTGGCCGGTGGAGCGCTTCGAAGATCTCGAGCCCGCGCACTTCGAGGCACTGGCCGAACTGGGCGCCGAAGTCGTGCTGCTTGGCACGGGTTCGCGCCTGCGCTTCCCGCATCCGCGGCTGACCGCCTCGCTGGCCAGGAAGCACGTTGGCGTGGACGCCATGGACATGCAGGCCGCATGCCGCACATACAATATCCTGATGGCGGAAGGCCGCAAGGTGGCCGCCGTGCTGCTGCTCGAGCGGGAAGCCGCGGACAATTGA
- a CDS encoding pyridoxal phosphate-dependent aminotransferase has protein sequence MKPIQKSNKLNNVCYDIRGPVLEKAKQMEEEGHKIIKLNIGNLAVFGFDAPEEIQQDMMRNLPNSAGYSDSKGIFAARKAIMHYTQQKNIQGVGLEDIYVGNGASELIVMAVNALLNSGDEVLVPAPDYPLWTAAVSLSGGTPVHYICDESNEWMPDPDDIRARITPHTKGIVIINPNNPTGALYSDELLLEIVAIAREHGLIIFADEIYDKVLYDGNTHTSIASLSTDVLTVTFNGLSKNYRSCGYRAGWMVVSGDKRPALDYIEGLNMLSSMRLCANVPGQWAIQTALGGYQSINDLVAEGGRLRRQRDLAYELITAIPGVSCVKPKAALYLFPKLDLSMYPVQDDQEFIYELLQESKVLLVQGSGFNWAKPDHFRIVFLPHEEDLREAINRIARFLEAYRKRHGKVAA, from the coding sequence GTGAAACCCATCCAGAAATCCAACAAACTCAATAATGTTTGCTACGACATCCGCGGCCCGGTGCTGGAAAAGGCCAAGCAGATGGAGGAAGAGGGACACAAGATCATCAAGCTGAATATCGGCAACCTCGCCGTATTCGGTTTCGATGCGCCGGAGGAAATCCAGCAGGACATGATGCGCAACCTGCCGAACTCGGCCGGGTACTCGGATTCGAAGGGCATTTTCGCCGCGCGCAAGGCGATCATGCACTACACCCAGCAGAAGAATATCCAGGGCGTCGGCCTGGAAGATATCTATGTGGGTAACGGCGCCTCGGAACTGATCGTCATGGCGGTCAACGCGCTGCTCAACAGTGGCGATGAAGTCCTGGTGCCCGCACCGGACTATCCGCTCTGGACCGCGGCCGTGAGCCTGTCGGGCGGCACGCCGGTGCACTATATCTGCGACGAGTCCAACGAGTGGATGCCAGACCCGGACGATATCCGCGCCCGCATTACCCCGCATACCAAGGGCATCGTCATCATCAACCCGAACAACCCGACCGGCGCGCTGTACTCGGACGAGCTGCTGCTGGAGATCGTCGCGATCGCGCGCGAGCACGGGCTGATCATCTTCGCCGACGAGATCTACGACAAGGTCCTGTACGACGGCAACACCCATACCTCGATCGCCTCGCTGTCGACCGACGTGCTGACGGTGACGTTCAACGGCCTGTCCAAGAACTACCGGTCATGCGGCTACCGCGCCGGCTGGATGGTGGTGTCGGGCGACAAGCGCCCGGCGCTCGACTATATCGAGGGCCTGAACATGCTGTCCTCGATGCGCCTGTGCGCCAACGTGCCGGGGCAGTGGGCCATCCAGACCGCGCTGGGCGGCTACCAGAGCATCAACGACCTGGTGGCCGAAGGCGGCCGCCTGCGCCGCCAGCGCGACCTGGCGTACGAGCTGATCACCGCGATTCCCGGCGTCAGCTGCGTCAAGCCCAAGGCCGCGCTGTACCTGTTCCCGAAGCTGGACCTGTCGATGTACCCGGTGCAGGACGACCAGGAGTTCATCTATGAACTGCTGCAGGAGTCCAAGGTACTGCTGGTGCAGGGCTCGGGCTTCAACTGGGCCAAGCCGGACCATTTCCGGATCGTATTCCTGCCGCACGAGGAAGACCTGCGCGAGGCGATCAACCGCATCGCGCGCTTCCTGGAGGCGTACCGAAAACGCCACGGCAAGGTGGCTGCCTGA
- a CDS encoding homoserine dehydrogenase gives MNPIKVGLLGIGTVGSGTFNVLKRNQEEIRRRAGRGIEIAVVADLNTERARELTNGEVEIVNDANAVVARPDIDIVVELIGGYGIARELVLKAIENGKHVVTANKALLAVHGNEIFEAARRKGVIVAFEAAVAGGIPIIKALREGLTANRIQWIAGIINGTTNFILSEMRDKGLDFDTVLKEAQQLGYAEADPTFDIEGVDAAHKVTLMSAIAFGMPVQFDRAHVEGITKLAAADIKYAEELGYRIKLLGITRRRDDGVELRVHPTLVPASRLIANVEGAMNAVLVQGDAVGATLYYGKGAGAEPTASAVIADLVDVTRLHTADPNHRVPHLAFQPDELSNVPVLPIEEINSAYYLRMRVADETGVLAEITRILAEAGISIDAMLQKESREGEPQTDIIILTHVTREKHVNAAIAKIESLPTVLSPVTRLRMEELN, from the coding sequence ATGAACCCCATCAAAGTCGGCCTGCTCGGCATCGGTACCGTCGGTAGCGGCACGTTCAACGTGCTCAAGCGCAACCAGGAAGAAATTCGCCGCCGCGCCGGCCGCGGCATCGAGATCGCCGTCGTGGCCGATCTCAACACCGAGCGCGCACGCGAGCTGACCAACGGCGAAGTCGAGATCGTCAACGACGCCAACGCGGTGGTGGCGCGCCCGGACATCGACATCGTGGTGGAGCTGATCGGCGGCTACGGCATCGCGCGCGAGCTGGTGCTCAAGGCCATCGAGAACGGCAAGCACGTGGTCACCGCCAACAAGGCGCTGCTCGCCGTGCACGGCAACGAGATCTTCGAAGCCGCACGCCGCAAGGGCGTAATCGTCGCGTTCGAAGCGGCGGTGGCCGGCGGCATTCCCATCATCAAGGCGCTGCGCGAAGGCCTGACCGCCAACCGCATCCAGTGGATCGCCGGCATCATCAACGGCACCACCAACTTCATCTTGTCCGAGATGCGCGACAAGGGCCTGGATTTCGACACGGTCCTGAAGGAAGCGCAGCAACTGGGCTACGCCGAAGCCGACCCGACCTTCGATATCGAAGGCGTCGACGCCGCGCACAAGGTCACGCTGATGAGCGCTATCGCGTTCGGCATGCCGGTGCAGTTCGACCGCGCCCACGTGGAAGGCATCACCAAGCTGGCCGCGGCCGACATCAAGTACGCCGAGGAACTGGGCTACCGCATCAAGCTGCTGGGCATCACGCGCCGTCGCGACGACGGCGTGGAACTGCGCGTGCACCCGACGCTGGTGCCGGCCTCGCGCCTGATCGCCAACGTCGAAGGCGCGATGAACGCCGTACTGGTGCAGGGCGACGCCGTCGGCGCCACGCTCTACTACGGCAAGGGCGCCGGCGCCGAGCCGACCGCCTCGGCCGTGATCGCGGACCTCGTCGACGTGACCCGCCTGCATACCGCCGACCCGAACCACCGCGTGCCGCACCTGGCGTTCCAGCCGGACGAGCTGTCGAACGTGCCGGTGCTGCCGATCGAGGAAATCAACAGCGCCTACTACCTGCGCATGCGCGTGGCGGACGAGACCGGCGTGCTGGCCGAGATCACGCGTATCCTGGCCGAGGCGGGCATCTCCATCGACGCCATGCTGCAGAAGGAATCGCGCGAGGGCGAGCCGCAGACCGACATCATCATCCTGACCCACGTGACCCGCGAGAAGCATGTCAATGCCGCCATCGCGAAGATCGAGTCGCTGCCGACCGTGCTGTCGCCGGTCACGCGCCTGCGCATGGAAGAACTGAACTGA
- the thrC gene encoding threonine synthase, whose amino-acid sequence MKYQSTRGHEVPQSFSEILLGGLAPDGGLYLPVQYPQVSADELEAWRKLSYADLAFEILSKFCDDIPAEDLRALTRKTYTAEVYCNARPGDNTADITPLRTLGEEGGTKLQLLGLSNGPTLAFKDMAMQLLGNMFEYALGRAGLELNILGATSGDTGSAAEYAMRGKRGIRVFMLSPHRKMSAFQTAQMFSLQDPNIFNLAVEGVFDDCQDIVKAVSNDLEYKARQHIGTVNSINWARVVAQVVYYFKGWLLATSGPGQKVSFCVPSGNFGNVCAGHIARMMGLPIDKLVVATNENDVLDEFFRTGAYRVRKSAETYHTSSPSMDISKASNFERFIFDLLGQDGGKLAALFRDVEEKGGFDLSGTPEFERIRGEFGFVSGRSTHDDRVATIRDLSARYGITIDTHTADGIKVAREHLSAGVPMVVLETALPAKFADTIREALGHEPERPAAFEGIEKLPQRFEVIANDASQVKAFIAGHTGL is encoded by the coding sequence ATGAAATACCAGTCGACCCGCGGCCATGAAGTGCCGCAATCGTTCTCCGAGATCCTGCTGGGCGGCCTGGCGCCGGACGGCGGCCTGTACCTGCCCGTGCAGTATCCGCAGGTCTCCGCCGATGAGCTGGAAGCCTGGCGCAAGCTCTCGTACGCCGACCTCGCCTTCGAGATCCTGAGCAAGTTCTGCGACGACATCCCGGCCGAGGACCTGCGCGCACTGACGCGCAAGACCTACACCGCCGAGGTGTACTGCAACGCCCGTCCCGGCGACAACACCGCCGACATCACGCCGCTGCGCACGCTCGGCGAAGAAGGTGGCACCAAGCTGCAATTGCTGGGCCTGTCCAACGGCCCGACGCTGGCCTTCAAGGACATGGCCATGCAGCTGCTGGGCAATATGTTCGAGTACGCGCTGGGCCGTGCCGGGCTGGAGCTGAACATCCTGGGCGCCACTTCGGGCGATACCGGCAGCGCCGCCGAATACGCGATGCGCGGCAAGCGCGGCATCCGCGTGTTCATGCTGAGCCCGCACCGCAAGATGAGCGCGTTCCAGACCGCGCAGATGTTCAGCCTGCAGGACCCGAACATCTTCAACCTGGCAGTGGAAGGCGTGTTCGACGACTGCCAGGACATCGTCAAGGCGGTTTCGAACGACCTCGAATACAAGGCCCGCCAGCACATCGGCACGGTCAACTCGATCAACTGGGCGCGCGTGGTGGCCCAGGTGGTGTACTACTTCAAGGGCTGGCTGCTGGCGACGTCGGGCCCGGGCCAGAAGGTGTCGTTCTGCGTGCCGTCGGGCAATTTCGGTAACGTCTGCGCCGGCCATATCGCGCGCATGATGGGCCTGCCGATCGACAAGCTGGTGGTGGCCACCAACGAGAACGACGTGCTCGACGAGTTCTTCCGCACCGGCGCCTATCGCGTGCGCAAGTCGGCCGAGACCTACCATACGTCGAGCCCGAGCATGGATATCTCGAAGGCGTCGAACTTCGAGCGCTTCATCTTCGACCTGCTGGGCCAGGACGGCGGCAAGCTGGCCGCGCTGTTCCGCGACGTGGAGGAGAAGGGCGGCTTCGACCTGTCCGGCACGCCGGAATTCGAGCGCATCCGCGGCGAATTCGGCTTTGTCTCGGGCCGCAGCACGCACGATGATCGCGTGGCGACCATCCGCGACCTGTCGGCGCGCTATGGCATCACCATCGATACCCATACTGCCGACGGCATCAAGGTGGCGCGCGAGCATCTCAGCGCGGGCGTGCCGATGGTGGTGCTGGAAACCGCGCTGCCGGCCAAGTTCGCCGACACCATCCGCGAGGCACTGGGCCATGAGCCGGAGCGTCCCGCCGCCTTCGAAGGCATCGAGAAGCTGCCGCAGCGCTTCGAGGTGATTGCCAACGACGCCAGCCAGGTCAAGGCCTTCATCGCCGGCCACACCGGCCTGTAA
- the glp gene encoding gephyrin-like molybdotransferase Glp has translation MTQAAASSRPPMLTMAQALDALLAAARPLAQVEHVDTLAANGRVLANPVTSSLQVPPADNTSMDGYVMRAADVPAAGTRLPVSQRIPAGHVGTELAPGTAARIFTGGLIPPGADAVVMQEQCVADGNDVIVNHVPQSGEWIRRAGEDIEAGSVILPAGTRLTPQALGLAASVGQARLEVVRRVRVAVFFTGDELAMPGEPLKPGAIYNSNRFTLRGLLENLGCEVSDLGIVPDTLAATRETLRKAAQGHDLIITSGGVSVGEEDHIRPAVEAEGRLDMWQIAIKPGKPLAFGQVRNDGSDSAFFLGLPGNPVSSFVTFLLFVRPFILRLQGVADVTPRRLPLRADFELKKGDRRNEFLRARLNANGGLDLFPNQSSGVLTSTVWGDGLIDNPPDRAIAHGDTVQFIPFDGVLA, from the coding sequence ATGACCCAAGCTGCAGCGTCCTCCCGCCCCCCGATGCTGACCATGGCCCAGGCGCTTGATGCCCTGCTGGCCGCCGCCCGTCCGCTGGCCCAGGTCGAACACGTCGACACCCTGGCCGCCAACGGCCGTGTGCTGGCCAATCCGGTCACCAGTTCCCTGCAGGTGCCGCCTGCCGACAATACGTCGATGGATGGCTATGTGATGCGCGCCGCCGATGTGCCGGCCGCGGGTACGCGCCTGCCCGTGTCGCAACGCATTCCGGCTGGCCATGTCGGCACGGAACTGGCGCCGGGTACCGCCGCGCGCATCTTCACCGGCGGGTTGATCCCGCCCGGCGCCGACGCGGTGGTGATGCAGGAGCAGTGCGTGGCCGATGGCAACGACGTGATCGTCAACCACGTGCCGCAGTCCGGCGAATGGATCCGGCGCGCCGGCGAGGATATCGAGGCCGGCAGCGTGATCCTGCCCGCCGGCACGCGGCTCACGCCGCAGGCGCTGGGCCTGGCTGCCTCGGTGGGCCAGGCGCGGCTTGAGGTGGTGCGCCGTGTGCGCGTTGCGGTGTTCTTCACGGGCGATGAACTGGCCATGCCTGGCGAGCCGCTTAAGCCGGGTGCCATCTACAACTCGAATCGTTTCACGCTGCGCGGCCTGCTCGAAAACCTCGGCTGCGAAGTCAGCGACCTGGGCATCGTGCCCGACACGCTGGCCGCCACTCGCGAGACGCTGCGCAAGGCCGCACAGGGCCATGACCTGATCATTACATCGGGCGGGGTCTCGGTCGGTGAGGAAGACCATATCAGGCCCGCGGTGGAAGCCGAGGGGCGCCTGGACATGTGGCAGATCGCGATCAAGCCGGGCAAGCCGCTGGCGTTCGGCCAGGTCCGCAACGACGGCAGCGATTCTGCGTTTTTCCTCGGGCTGCCGGGCAACCCGGTATCAAGTTTCGTCACCTTCCTGCTGTTCGTTCGGCCCTTTATCCTGCGCCTGCAGGGCGTGGCCGACGTGACGCCACGGCGTCTGCCGCTGCGCGCGGACTTCGAACTGAAGAAGGGCGACCGCCGCAATGAATTCCTGCGCGCGCGCCTCAATGCCAATGGCGGCCTGGACCTGTTCCCGAACCAGAGCTCGGGCGTGCTGACCTCCACGGTGTGGGGCGACGGCCTGATCGACAACCCGCCCGACCGGGCGATCGCGCACGGCGATACCGTGCAGTTCATTCCGTTTGACGGCGTGCTGGCATAG
- the moaD gene encoding molybdopterin converting factor subunit 1, which translates to MNIELRFFASVREQLGVAAERAEVPGDVRTVGELRQWLRTRGGAWAEALAEGRALRMAVDHAVARADTAIADGCEVAFFPPVTGG; encoded by the coding sequence ATGAATATCGAACTACGTTTCTTTGCCAGCGTGCGCGAACAGCTCGGCGTTGCCGCGGAACGCGCGGAAGTCCCGGGCGACGTGCGCACGGTGGGCGAGTTGCGCCAGTGGCTGCGCACGCGCGGCGGGGCGTGGGCCGAGGCCCTGGCCGAAGGCCGCGCGCTGCGCATGGCCGTCGACCACGCCGTGGCCCGCGCCGATACGGCCATTGCCGACGGCTGCGAAGTGGCCTTCTTCCCGCCGGTAACCGGAGGCTGA